In Sebastes umbrosus isolate fSebUmb1 chromosome 7, fSebUmb1.pri, whole genome shotgun sequence, the sequence TATATCTCCAAACTGCAATATTTCAAACTGAATACCAACCAGTCTCATTGCTGATCTTTCCCTCAGAACAAGGGATACAGTCAAAACAGCACTCAGGTTGCCCCTTCTTTCTGGCCATGCGGGTACCTGGAGGACAGCTCTCACTGCACACTGACCGGGGTGGCTGtcagaggaaaaataaatatctgttaatttacgctaATTCTACATTGCTATAATGACTCATTCATGGGACATAAAATAGGTGTCTGAAAGAGCAGAAATAACCTGTTTGGAGTCAAAGTTCCAGAAGATTTTGTTTTCATCAAGTGTGAGTTTTTCACCTTTGGCTGACTCTTTGACCTCGCCCACATTCTCAACTTTAGTTCCTCCATCAGGGAGCCACAGCCAGTTCATGATATCATATATTGGTAAGGCATCACCATTCTCATCAAATGACACTTGATCACCAAATGGTGTGGTGAAGTTGACCTTTTCCAAGTAATACACAAGCTAAGAaccgattaaaaaaaaaaatctatatgaCCATGGTGAGCACCGCGGTACATAGTATTCAATAATCAAATTGTATACTGCACCTACGAACATATGAAGACATTAACATTTCCAACAAAGCATTTCCTTTAAAGTGAATATATTACCGTATACCCAGAGACAAGACATTTTTGTCTCTGACCTGAAAATGTTATCCACTGCTGTCACCCAGCAGTAAGGAAAATCCTTTCAGCTATCTGCTCTGCACTTTAAGATTAGTAATCTCATTGCTTTGTATTTAATCATATAACGTAAATGTTACTCCAGAAAATAGCATAGGATTTAGTCACATGAACCAGTGGAGTGTAAACTGATATCCTACCTGCCATAGCTCCAGTCTTTGCAAACTGGCACAGCTGTGTCCGCTGAAAGGCCCTCTCCCCGGCACACAGTGCAGCATGTCATCAAGAGCATACGCCAGAGCATACACAGCCTTGTACACATTATACTCTGGCCTGAGGTTTGAAATGTCCAAGAACTCAGTCTCCACACTCTCTAGATCTTCCTGTCCAGTGCATAGTTCTCCCCCAGCCTCCACCCAACCTGCTGGAGGTGGTGCAAATCTGCACTGAAATGTGTGTTCCCAAAACTGATTTAcctgaaatgtattaaaaactgTCTGTTATAAATGatgacaatatactgtattgttCTTACAAATACCTGATCGGATTGCAAGGTTAAGGTGAGACACTACAggtaaaaacattgtttttcatgaacTGGTCAATTTTGAAATTGTGGGCtcttttgcttccataacatgttttctttcagactagtggaaagaaaatatcCAATATAGGTgattattttactacactttgtctatATCTGTCTGTAGATTTATCCTAAATTCTCCAAAAGTTTTCATTAGATAATGccttatttgaatatttaaacataacatttcagaaaacttgtaatacaaaaattaaTTGTCTTAGTTTAAGTAATcagctggggaagtttcatggtgatagcTTAGATTTTTATCCCAATTCACCAggagtgtcttcaaaatgtattgaatttgCCGTTTTCTCAAATTGAGTTTTGAAAAACCTTTGACTGTAATatatcaacaaaatgaaacaatcattttgaatttagctttatccaatgttcagatttaaacataacatttcagtttCAACCTATACACCTGAGGTGTCTCCACTTAAACTCACCGTGTTATTTCCATggctgttgttgtgttgtatATCAGGACGTATATTTAATAGGAAGTCCCTGAGTCCTGGTATTTCTCCTCGACGGATGGCAATGCCCAGTGTGCCACTCAGGTACGGCATGAAGTGGGGGGTTTGGAGCACAGTAGCTGCAGTCCAGGCTTCACTGGCCATCCACTGCAGGCCTGTCACATTCTGCCTCACCACCTGTGCAttgcattatataaaatatataaattcataCAGTCATGACACAATTGATTGCCTGTCTCATTCACACAAATGGAAAACCCTATTATTTCAGAGAATCAAAACATTAAGTTGTCaaattatataaatttataattAAGGTGTAATTCAAGCCCAACCTCTTCCATGAGGTTAATCATGTGACTCTGAAGTGCAAAGACAATGACCACACGAGCTGTAGATTTCCTCATCAAATCCACAATTCTCCTTAGTTCCGCTGCGTCTTTGTCCCAGGACAAAACTTCTAAATAGGCCAGACACCCTCCACCAGACTGAGCCAGATCAGATTGGAAGGATCGTGCAGCGTGGAGTCCATAATCATCATCACTGACCAGCAGACCTGCCCAAGTCCAGCCAAAGCGCCTGAGAATCTGAATCATAGCACGTACCTAAGTAAATACAGATTGGAGGGATTAATGCACAGGCAAGAATAATCTTTCAGTGGGGAACCTTCTAAACAGGTTATTTCAAAGGAATGTTTTAGTGCACATGCTTTATTTCTATGCATTATTAATTTGTGGTCACCTGGAAAGCATCACTTGGAATCGTCCTAAAGAAGGATGGAAACTTTTGCCGGTCACTCAGGCACGAACATGTGGCAAAATAACTCACCTGTGAAAGACACAGACTGTACAtcctaaaaacattcaaatcctTCATCGGCTGATTAGTCCAATGTTTACAATTGACAttgcatttaaaattaaaatactaTAAAAGAATCATGGCGCAAAACTTACCATAGGTAATCTGTACAAATTTAAGACAGCGGAGATGGCAATAGAACCTCTAGAGAAAGTATCACCCACAATTCCAAGGACTGGAGGGGTTCCTACACAGGTCTTGTCCACTATAAACTGCTCCTTTTGACCACTGGCTAATGACAACGCTGCACGGAATCCAATTCCTAGGTGTTGGCA encodes:
- the LOC119491738 gene encoding extracellular calcium-sensing receptor-like, which encodes MHRAGDVVLGGLFNIHFFSVFPDLSFTSEPQQPTCHSFNILGFRQAQTMAFAIDEINRNSNLLPNVTLGYSLNDNCQHLGIGFRAALSLASGQKEQFIVDKTCVGTPPVLGIVGDTFSRGSIAISAVLNLYRLPMVSYFATCSCLSDRQKFPSFFRTIPSDAFQVRAMIQILRRFGWTWAGLLVSDDDYGLHAARSFQSDLAQSGGGCLAYLEVLSWDKDAAELRRIVDLMRKSTARVVIVFALQSHMINLMEEVVRQNVTGLQWMASEAWTAATVLQTPHFMPYLSGTLGIAIRRGEIPGLRDFLLNIRPDIQHNNSHGNNTVNQFWEHTFQCRFAPPPAGWVEAGGELCTGQEDLESVETEFLDISNLRPEYNVYKAVYALAYALDDMLHCVPGRGPFSGHSCASLQRLELWQLVYYLEKVNFTTPFGDQVSFDENGDALPIYDIMNWLWLPDGGTKVENVGEVKESAKGEKLTLDENKIFWNFDSKQPPRSVCSESCPPGTRMARKKGQPECCFDCIPCSEGKISNETDSMDCTSCPEDFWSSSQRDHCVPKKTEFLSYQEPLGICLTATTLVGTFICAVVLGIFIYHRSTPIVRANNSELSFHLLISLKLCFLCSMLFIGRPRMWTCQLRHAAFGISFVLCVSCILVKTMVVLAVFKASKPGGGASLKWFGAVQQRGTVMVLTSIQAAICTAWLVSASPAPHKNTQYHNDKIVYECVVGSTVGFAVLLGYIGLLAILSFLLAFMARNLPDNFNEAKFITFSMLIFCAVWVAFVPAYISSPGKYADAVEVFAILASSFGLLVALFGPKCYIILLRPERNTKKAIMGRGIES